In Variovorax paradoxus, a single genomic region encodes these proteins:
- a CDS encoding tRNA-binding protein, translating into MPLIEWNDFTKVELRVGRVLSAEPLPKARKPAYVLQVDFGPLGIRKSSAQVTDLYQPEGLVGKLVVAVVNFPKKQIGSLMSECLVTGFHDENGHVALCVPDREVPLGTKLF; encoded by the coding sequence ATGCCCCTCATCGAATGGAACGACTTCACCAAGGTGGAGCTGCGCGTCGGCCGCGTGCTCTCGGCCGAACCGCTGCCGAAGGCGCGAAAGCCGGCCTATGTGCTGCAGGTCGACTTCGGCCCGCTGGGCATCAGGAAATCCAGCGCGCAGGTCACCGACCTGTACCAGCCCGAAGGATTGGTCGGAAAGCTCGTGGTGGCGGTCGTCAACTTTCCGAAGAAGCAGATCGGCTCGCTGATGTCGGAATGCCTGGTGACGGGCTTCCACGACGAGAACGGCCATGTGGCGCTGTGCGTGCCCGACCGCGAAGTACCGCTGGGCACCAAGCTGTTCTGA